The sequence below is a genomic window from Nocardia fluminea.
TGGGTTCTATCTCCGTTGACCTGATAGTCGAATTTGACCGCGTCGAGGTCGCCAGCGGCCGGGTCGTCACCCCAAGAGGCGAAGACTTCGACATCGGGCTGCGGCTCGACCTGGGCGACTCGGAGTACGGTCTCGACTCGCTGCTTCAGAAGGCGGGCCCAAGGCTCGGAGGCTGTGGGCTCGTCCGTGACGACTAGCTCTCGGAACAACTGGTCAGCGAACTCGACCGCAGTGGCATCCGATGTCGTGTGTCCTCCTGGGATCAGGCGAAATTCCCCAGGCCGCCGTTGCTGAGATCTGATCACCTGATCGGGGTTCCCCTCGACAGTGAGCATGTGCGTGTAGTACTCCACCCAATCGGCGTAGCTGTCCTTGGTCAGACCGAACCGTCGGAGGGCCCGACCATCAATCTGGCCGGAGTCATCCACTGCGAACAGTTTGAGCACCCATTGCCCTCGGACCTCAGCGGCGACGCCGATATTGCGTGGCTCCTTCCGACGCGAGTTGGTCGTGAATTGGATCAGGTGCCAGCCTGCGTCCAAAGTCGCCACCTCCTCACGACGGGAACGGGAGCTCGGCTTGGCCCCCAGGCCTCAGCGGTATCACCTTGGCGATCTTCGATGGAGAATCGATCGTCATCAGACCCTTCACCAGGGACTCTATCTCGGATTGCCGCGCCAGGAGAAGCTTCAGTAGGTGGGCCGCGTGTGTCTTGGGCACCAGCAGTCCGCGTTCGTACGCTTCGTTGAGCGCCAACTCGATCACCGGTTTCGGGATGACCCGGACACGCCTGATCCAGTACTGAACATCGGCCTCGTCAAGGTGCATTCCGCGAAAAGCGTGGCTTGTGAGACCCGTGGAAGGAGTAGGTATCGAGCCGAAGCCCTCACCCTTCCGCCCAGCCAGACTGTCTTCGTGATCGATCAGCCACATGCCCAGACGAGGATGGAACAGAAGGTTCTCGATGTAGCGGTCGTGATTCTGGATCCAGCAGTCGAACACCACCGCCCCCGCCACTGTGGAGCTGTAGAGCGTGAGCACATCCTCGGCCTTATGGGTTGGCGGTGGTGTGATTCCCTGGTACCGGATCTGGGGTGTAGCCCATGCGATCCGCCCGTCGGCGAGGGTCGCGACTTCACCGGGAAGGACCGGGAGCCCGAGCGCGCCAGCGAGGCGAACGCCAATCAATTCATTCGCGACCATGTACGGGCAGTCGCCGTCTTGTGCTTTGACATGCATCGTGGCCTGGCCCCACCAGGAATCGTTCGTTCCCCCGTACTCGTCGGTAATCGTGTCGAAGCTGTGGATCTCGAGGCCGGGCTCGCGATATCGCATCTTCACCCCCTTTTGCCGTTGTGAAGGTAGGCGGTGTGTCCGGTGGTGCGGGCGTGCAGCGCAGCCTGGAGCCGCTGCCAAATGTAGGCACGAAGACGTTGGCGGGCTTGGTCTGGTGTGAAGAAGCCGAAGTCCTCGAGTTCGTCGTCGGCGATGTGAAGCGTCGAAATCGTTGCGGAAGTGAGGGTTCCGGCGTCGAAGATGAGCATGAGGGAGTCGTCCCATGGGCCGTGGGGTGCTACCCAATCGATGCAAAGCAACGACAGTGGTGTGGCGGGAAGATCCAGGCCGAGTTCTTCGGCGAGTTCGCGCCGCACAGTGGCATCGGGTGGTTCGTTGGCGTCCGACATCCCGCCAGGAAGGTCCCAGTCCGGCTTGTAGTTGGGGTTGACCAGCAGGATTCGTCCGTCGGAGTCGTGGATGAGTGCATCGGCACCGACTCGCTTGCGTGGTTGCTTGGCATTACCTTCGGCGAGGTGAGCGCGCCAGGCGTCGGGATCGCGCTGGTAGAGCGGGTCGGCGCGGTTCATGTGATCGTCGCCGTTCGATGCATCGAGGCCCTTTCGTGGATCACCACGGT
It includes:
- a CDS encoding NUDIX domain-containing protein, which produces MNRADPLYQRDPDAWRAHLAEGNAKQPRKRVGADALIHDSDGRILLVNPNYKPDWDLPGGMSDANEPPDATVRRELAEELGLDLPATPLSLLCIDWVAPHGPWDDSLMLIFDAGTLTSATISTLHIADDELEDFGFFTPDQARQRLRAYIWQRLQAALHARTTGHTAYLHNGKRG